Proteins encoded together in one Microbacterium sp. ABRD28 window:
- a CDS encoding DNA-3-methyladenine glycosylase, translated as MPGTPASGPPIETEYRPRHPLDLRRVLLFQRRGYGDPTHLDDGPVIWRACRTPEGVATIAIRAAAGGAVRGAAWGPGAAWAIAQLPALCGRDDDLDGFDASRHPLIAETHRRNPGLRLGRTDLVFDALAGAIIEQKVTGKQAFAAWRRIVRGFGERAPGPTPVPMYAPPSVDGWRHVPSWAWHRAGLEPPQARTLVAAAQRGTRIEQATHAAATGDERDRVLTSLPGVGVWTAAETRIRAFGDPDAVSVGDYHVAHEVGFALTGARADDDGMLELLAPWKGHRQRVIRLIGLSGVREQRRGPRVHPEDHRDR; from the coding sequence GATCGAGACCGAGTACCGTCCGCGGCATCCGCTCGACCTGCGTCGCGTGCTCCTCTTCCAGCGCCGGGGCTACGGCGATCCCACTCATCTCGATGACGGCCCGGTGATCTGGCGCGCGTGCCGAACGCCGGAGGGCGTGGCGACCATCGCGATCCGCGCGGCCGCCGGCGGCGCGGTGCGCGGGGCGGCGTGGGGCCCGGGGGCGGCCTGGGCGATCGCTCAGCTGCCGGCGCTCTGCGGCAGGGACGACGACCTCGACGGGTTCGATGCGTCGCGTCACCCCCTCATCGCCGAGACCCATCGACGCAATCCGGGTCTCCGGCTCGGTCGCACCGACCTCGTCTTCGACGCGCTGGCGGGCGCGATCATCGAGCAGAAGGTCACCGGCAAGCAGGCTTTCGCCGCGTGGCGGCGGATCGTGCGCGGGTTCGGCGAGCGCGCGCCCGGCCCGACGCCGGTGCCGATGTACGCACCGCCGTCGGTCGACGGCTGGCGGCACGTGCCGTCGTGGGCCTGGCATCGCGCCGGGCTCGAGCCACCGCAGGCGCGCACCCTCGTCGCCGCCGCGCAGCGGGGCACGCGCATCGAGCAGGCCACCCACGCCGCCGCGACGGGCGACGAGCGCGACCGCGTTCTCACCAGCCTCCCCGGGGTGGGAGTCTGGACCGCCGCCGAGACGCGGATCCGCGCCTTCGGCGACCCCGATGCCGTGAGCGTCGGCGACTACCACGTGGCCCACGAGGTCGGATTCGCCCTGACCGGTGCGCGCGCGGACGACGACGGGATGCTGGAACTCCTCGCCCCCTGGAAGGGCCACCGTCAGCGCGTCATCCGCCTCATCGGTCTCAGCGGAGTGCGGGAGCAGCGGCGCGGTCCCCGGGTGCACCCGGAAGACCACCGCGACCGATGA
- a CDS encoding aldo/keto reductase, with protein sequence MISIPTVTLNDGVSFPQVGLGTYNLRGAEGSDAIVAALDTGYRLLDSAVNYENEREVGEAVRRSSVPRDEILVTSKIPGREHGRTEAVRSIRDSLDRLGLERIDLHLIHWPNPSVGKYIDTWRGMIDAREAGLVGSIGVSNFTEEMLTELVDATGVVPAVNQVELHPYFPQAKLRAFHDELGVRTESWSPLARRSELLTERVIVQLAEAHGKTPTQIVLRWHVELGSTAIPKSADPERQRENADIFDFSLSADEVAEISGLERGRLWDGDPLTHEEM encoded by the coding sequence ATGATCTCCATTCCGACGGTGACCCTCAATGACGGTGTGTCCTTCCCCCAGGTGGGGCTCGGCACGTACAACCTGCGCGGAGCGGAGGGCTCGGACGCGATCGTCGCGGCGCTCGACACCGGCTATCGGCTGCTCGACTCGGCGGTCAACTACGAGAACGAGCGCGAGGTCGGCGAGGCTGTGCGGCGGTCATCCGTCCCTCGCGACGAGATCCTCGTGACGTCGAAGATCCCCGGGCGTGAGCACGGCCGCACCGAGGCGGTGCGGAGCATCCGCGACTCGCTCGACCGGCTCGGCCTCGAGCGCATCGACCTTCACCTCATCCACTGGCCCAACCCGAGCGTGGGGAAGTACATCGACACCTGGCGCGGCATGATCGATGCGCGCGAGGCCGGTCTGGTCGGATCGATCGGGGTGTCGAACTTCACCGAGGAGATGCTCACCGAACTCGTCGACGCGACCGGTGTCGTTCCGGCCGTGAACCAGGTGGAGCTCCACCCCTACTTCCCGCAGGCGAAGCTTCGCGCCTTCCACGACGAGCTCGGCGTCCGCACCGAGAGCTGGAGCCCGCTCGCGCGGCGCAGCGAGCTTCTCACCGAGCGGGTGATCGTCCAGCTCGCCGAGGCGCACGGTAAGACGCCGACGCAGATCGTGCTGCGGTGGCACGTCGAGCTCGGCAGCACCGCGATCCCGAAGTCGGCCGACCCCGAGCGTCAGCGTGAGAACGCCGACATCTTCGACTTCTCTCTCAGCGCCGACGAGGTCGCCGAGATCTCCGGCCTCGAGCGCGGTCGTCTGTGGGACGGCGACCCGCTCACGCACGAAGAGATGTAG
- a CDS encoding SDR family oxidoreductase: MLVAVVGGTGTVGAHAVRALRDKGHDAVALSRASGVDVSGGVGLDDALVGVEAVIDTTNVSTLSAKASVAFFEAGTRHLLTAADRAGVSHLVTLSIVGVDRMPHDYYAGKVGQERLVAGGAVPWSIVRATQFHEFAAQIYRQAAFGPLHLAPRARLQPVAAAEVGAYLAEVAVGAPQGRAQEIAGPLEEALDRMVQDYAGTLDEKVWTPSVSLPGKQMKALRDGLGLPVGEPRRGYQTYAEWLTSRRA; encoded by the coding sequence ATGCTGGTCGCCGTCGTCGGAGGAACGGGAACCGTGGGCGCGCACGCCGTGCGTGCGCTGCGCGACAAGGGGCACGACGCCGTGGCGCTCAGCCGGGCGAGCGGCGTGGATGTCTCCGGGGGCGTGGGGCTGGATGACGCGCTCGTCGGCGTCGAGGCGGTCATCGACACCACCAACGTCTCCACGCTCTCCGCCAAGGCCTCGGTCGCGTTCTTCGAGGCCGGCACCCGGCACCTGCTCACCGCGGCCGATCGGGCGGGGGTGTCGCACCTGGTGACCCTCTCCATCGTCGGCGTCGACCGCATGCCGCACGACTACTACGCCGGCAAGGTGGGGCAGGAGCGCCTCGTCGCCGGGGGCGCGGTGCCGTGGAGCATCGTCCGCGCGACGCAGTTCCACGAGTTCGCGGCTCAGATCTACCGGCAGGCGGCCTTCGGACCGCTCCACCTCGCACCGCGGGCACGCCTCCAGCCCGTCGCCGCCGCGGAGGTGGGGGCCTACCTCGCCGAGGTCGCCGTCGGCGCCCCGCAGGGGCGCGCGCAGGAGATCGCCGGCCCGCTCGAGGAGGCGCTCGACCGGATGGTGCAGGACTACGCCGGCACCCTCGACGAGAAAGTGTGGACGCCGTCGGTGAGCCTGCCGGGAAAGCAGATGAAGGCCCTCCGGGACGGCCTCGGCCTCCCCGTCGGCGAGCCCCGCCGCGGCTACCAGACGTACGCGGAGTGGCTCACATCTCGCCGTGCGTGA
- a CDS encoding alpha/beta fold hydrolase: MPTPFDALDDYIALPRVEGLALSPDGSTAVLTVAALKKDATGYERSLWAVPVRGDGAPRRLTRSAKGESGAAFTPGGDILFVSARDDIESDVDDEPGQLWLLPAQGGEARPVTRLAGGVSSIAATAEQTGRVVVSAPLLRSASSIEDDAARRAERTKKKVSAILHDSYPVRFWDHDLGPAEPHLLAVDLEGLADTLAAAVEDTATEEAEVVAHLTAEAAEPTPYPTTLPRPADLMPAPGRALRHAEAALSPDGTTLVASIDRPEARGGRRILVSIDVATGTHTVLRDEDGFDIEMPAISHDGTRLAFLRTAVTTPSGPTEQELWVSQLDGSDARRVAADWDRWPSSIAFAAADDALIVTADDNGRGPVFRIALTSSPGEEDSEVTAIVSDDFTYSHVRIDRSGGGLVALRSSWLVPPHPVRIEPSGEVTPLATPTPAPAVPGRITEVETTAEDGARVRAWLVLPEGASAEAPAPLLLWIHGGPLNSWNAWSWRWAPLLAAARGYAVLLPDPALSTGYGLEFIARGWNSWGGKPYTDLMAITDAVVARDDIDESRTAAMGGSFGGYMANWVAGHTDRFRAIVTHASLWALDQFAGTTDSADYWQRIFTPEAMIEHSPHRFVADIRTPVLVVHGDRDYRVPIGEGLRLWSDLAEHHADADGRMPHRFLYFPDENHWILKPQHAVVWYETVFAFLAEHVLGEESAPPAVLG; the protein is encoded by the coding sequence ATGCCCACCCCCTTCGACGCGCTCGACGACTACATCGCCCTTCCTCGCGTGGAAGGTCTGGCCCTTTCGCCCGACGGCAGCACCGCGGTGCTGACGGTGGCCGCTCTGAAGAAGGATGCCACAGGGTACGAGCGTTCCCTGTGGGCGGTGCCCGTGCGGGGAGACGGTGCGCCCCGGCGCCTCACCCGGTCGGCGAAGGGCGAGAGCGGTGCGGCGTTCACGCCGGGCGGTGACATCCTGTTCGTCTCGGCGCGCGATGACATCGAATCGGATGTCGACGACGAGCCGGGCCAGCTCTGGCTCCTCCCGGCGCAGGGCGGTGAGGCCCGCCCGGTGACGCGGCTCGCCGGCGGCGTGAGCAGCATCGCCGCGACGGCGGAGCAGACGGGACGCGTCGTCGTCTCGGCCCCGCTGCTGCGTTCGGCCTCGTCGATCGAGGATGACGCGGCGCGACGTGCCGAGCGCACGAAGAAGAAGGTCTCGGCGATCCTCCACGACTCCTACCCGGTCAGGTTCTGGGACCACGACCTGGGCCCCGCCGAGCCCCACCTGCTCGCGGTCGACCTCGAGGGCCTCGCCGACACGCTCGCCGCGGCCGTGGAAGACACCGCCACCGAGGAAGCGGAGGTCGTCGCACACCTCACGGCCGAGGCGGCCGAACCGACCCCCTACCCGACGACCCTCCCGCGCCCCGCCGATCTGATGCCCGCTCCGGGCCGAGCCCTCCGGCACGCCGAGGCCGCGCTGAGCCCCGACGGCACCACCCTCGTCGCCAGCATCGATCGCCCCGAGGCGCGCGGCGGGCGACGGATCCTGGTGAGCATCGATGTCGCCACCGGAACGCACACCGTGCTGCGCGATGAAGACGGCTTCGACATCGAGATGCCCGCGATCAGCCACGACGGCACGCGCCTGGCCTTCCTGCGCACCGCGGTGACCACCCCCTCAGGGCCGACCGAGCAGGAGCTCTGGGTCTCGCAGCTCGATGGGTCGGACGCGCGACGCGTCGCCGCCGACTGGGACCGTTGGCCGTCGTCGATCGCCTTCGCCGCGGCGGATGACGCACTGATCGTCACCGCCGACGACAACGGGCGCGGTCCGGTCTTCCGGATCGCGTTGACGAGCAGCCCTGGCGAAGAGGACAGCGAGGTCACGGCGATCGTCTCGGACGACTTCACGTACTCGCATGTCCGCATCGATCGCTCGGGCGGGGGGCTGGTCGCGCTCCGCTCCTCGTGGCTCGTTCCCCCGCACCCCGTGCGGATCGAGCCGTCGGGTGAGGTGACGCCCCTGGCCACTCCCACTCCCGCGCCGGCCGTTCCCGGTCGCATCACCGAGGTCGAGACCACGGCTGAAGACGGCGCCCGGGTGCGGGCGTGGCTCGTGCTCCCCGAGGGTGCGTCGGCCGAGGCGCCGGCCCCGCTGCTGCTGTGGATCCACGGAGGCCCGCTCAACAGCTGGAACGCGTGGAGCTGGCGGTGGGCGCCGCTCCTGGCCGCGGCACGCGGCTACGCCGTGCTGCTTCCCGACCCGGCGCTGTCCACCGGCTACGGATTGGAGTTCATCGCCCGCGGGTGGAACAGCTGGGGCGGCAAGCCCTACACCGACCTCATGGCGATCACCGACGCCGTCGTCGCGCGCGACGACATCGACGAGTCCCGCACCGCCGCGATGGGCGGATCGTTCGGCGGGTACATGGCCAACTGGGTCGCCGGACACACCGATCGGTTCCGGGCGATCGTCACGCACGCGAGCCTGTGGGCACTCGACCAGTTCGCGGGCACGACCGACAGCGCGGACTACTGGCAGCGCATCTTCACGCCCGAGGCGATGATCGAGCACTCACCGCACCGCTTCGTCGCCGACATCCGCACCCCCGTCCTCGTCGTCCACGGCGACAGGGATTACCGGGTGCCCATCGGCGAGGGGCTGCGCCTCTGGTCGGATCTCGCCGAGCACCACGCCGACGCCGACGGGCGCATGCCCCACCGCTTCCTGTACTTCCCCGACGAGAATCACTGGATCCTGAAGCCCCAGCACGCTGTCGTCTGGTACGAAACGGTGTTCGCCTTCCTCGCCGAGCACGTTCTCGGTGAGGAGTCCGCGCCCCCGGCCGTCCTCGGCTGA
- a CDS encoding DUF1918 domain-containing protein, translating into MAEIGDRVIIHGRTVGAAERTGVVTGVRGHADEPLLVVRFDDGHESMLSPGSDCVIVPH; encoded by the coding sequence ATGGCTGAGATCGGCGATCGCGTCATCATCCACGGCAGGACAGTGGGCGCTGCGGAGCGGACCGGCGTGGTGACCGGCGTCCGCGGGCACGCCGACGAACCGCTCCTGGTCGTCCGCTTCGATGACGGTCACGAATCGATGCTCTCGCCGGGAAGCGACTGCGTCATCGTGCCGCACTGA
- a CDS encoding nuclear transport factor 2 family protein: protein MPDDPLRPQTQALLDAVNALDLDALRAMVDDDYGIVDVDPQGQSVVIETKDAWDAYMTTNFAAMRAAGAALSSRVTGYHGEEAGEMGYSVVTFVQRVQIGETVIENPCVATIVWKRTPEGWKEARWHCSPAPA from the coding sequence ATGCCCGACGATCCGCTGCGGCCGCAGACCCAGGCTCTGCTCGACGCCGTCAACGCGCTCGATCTCGACGCGCTCCGCGCGATGGTCGACGACGATTACGGCATCGTCGACGTCGATCCTCAGGGACAGTCGGTCGTGATCGAGACCAAGGACGCGTGGGATGCCTACATGACCACGAACTTCGCGGCGATGCGGGCCGCGGGCGCCGCGCTGTCGTCTCGGGTGACGGGGTATCACGGCGAAGAGGCCGGGGAGATGGGTTACTCGGTGGTGACGTTCGTCCAGCGGGTGCAGATCGGTGAGACCGTGATCGAGAATCCGTGCGTCGCCACGATCGTGTGGAAGCGGACCCCGGAGGGCTGGAAAGAGGCCCGCTGGCACTGCTCCCCCGCCCCGGCCTGA